A section of the Enterobacter sp. C2 genome encodes:
- the tatB gene encoding Sec-independent protein translocase protein TatB, with translation MFDIGFGELVLVFVIGLIVLGPQRLPVAVKTVAGWVRALRSLASTVQNELAQELKIQELQDSLKKVEKASMDHLTPELKESMDELRHAAESMKRTYNVNDPERASDVAHTIHNPIVKGNEEQHQGVTPAVAEHQASAPAQAPTPETETETPVDSKPAQPAASAAHSSSSTSDKP, from the coding sequence GTGTTCGATATTGGTTTTGGCGAACTGGTACTGGTATTCGTGATCGGTCTGATTGTGCTGGGGCCGCAGCGTTTACCGGTAGCGGTTAAAACGGTGGCCGGATGGGTGCGCGCGCTGCGCTCGCTGGCAAGCACTGTACAGAATGAGCTGGCGCAGGAGCTGAAGATCCAGGAGCTTCAGGACAGCCTCAAGAAGGTTGAAAAAGCGAGTATGGATCACCTGACGCCAGAGCTAAAAGAGTCTATGGATGAGCTGCGCCATGCGGCAGAGTCAATGAAGCGCACCTACAACGTCAACGATCCCGAGCGTGCAAGCGACGTAGCGCATACCATTCATAATCCGATTGTGAAAGGCAATGAGGAGCAGCACCAGGGCGTGACGCCTGCCGTTGCAGAGCACCAGGCCAGCGCGCCAGCGCAGGCACCGACGCCGGAGACGGAGACGGAGACGCCCGTCGACAGCAAGCCAGCTCAGCCCGCTGCCTCTGCCGCACATTCATCTTCATCGACAAGTGATAAACCGTAA
- the tatA gene encoding Sec-independent protein translocase subunit TatA translates to MGGISIWQLLIIAVIVVLLFGTKKLGSIGSDLGASIKGFKKAMGDDDKHEKKSAEDADFSTKTLAEKQDDVKTDEEKRRDKEQV, encoded by the coding sequence ATGGGTGGTATCAGTATTTGGCAGTTGCTTATTATTGCCGTCATCGTTGTCCTGCTGTTTGGAACGAAAAAGTTAGGCTCTATCGGTTCCGATCTCGGCGCATCGATCAAAGGCTTTAAAAAAGCCATGGGCGATGACGATAAGCACGAGAAAAAATCGGCGGAGGACGCTGATTTCTCCACAAAAACCCTTGCTGAAAAGCAAGACGATGTGAAAACAGACGAAGAAAAACGTCGCGATAAAGAGCAGGTGTAA
- the ubiB gene encoding ubiquinone biosynthesis regulatory protein kinase UbiB — MTPGEIRRLYFIIQTFLSYGLDELIPRMRLTLPIRLWRRTLFWMPNRHKDKELGHRLRLALQELGPVWIKFGQMLSTRRDLFPPVIADQLAMLQDRVAPFDGKLAKRQIEKAMGDIPVETWFDDFDITPLASASIAQVHTARLKENGKEVVIKVIRPDILPIIRADMSLIYRLARWVPRLLPDGRRLRPLEVVKEYEKTLIDELDLLREAANAIQLRRNFENSAMLYVPEVYSDYCSQNMLVMERIYGIPVNDVAALEKNNTDLKLLAERGVQVFFTQVFRDSFFHGDMHPGNIFVSYEHPEDPQYIGIDCGIVGSLNKEDKRYLAENFIAFFNRDYRRVAELHVDSGWVPPDTNVEEFESAIRTVCEPIFEKPLAEISFGHVLLNLFNTARRFNMEVQPQLVLLQKTLLYIEGVGRQLYPQLDLWKTAKPFLETWIKDQVGFPALVRSLKEKGPMWIEKMPELPELIYHNLRRHKQLQHNVDMIAREMRVNNVRQGQSRYLFGIGATLILSGTLFLINRPEWQTASAWLIAGGVVAWLIGWRKTRVL, encoded by the coding sequence ATGACGCCAGGTGAAATTCGACGCCTGTACTTCATCATTCAAACTTTTTTGAGTTACGGGCTTGATGAGCTCATCCCACGAATGCGTCTTACCCTGCCGATTCGGCTCTGGCGTCGCACGCTGTTCTGGATGCCAAACCGTCACAAAGACAAAGAGTTAGGTCATCGCCTGCGGCTTGCGCTGCAGGAGCTGGGACCGGTGTGGATCAAGTTCGGGCAGATGCTCTCTACCCGTCGCGATCTCTTCCCGCCCGTGATTGCCGACCAGCTTGCGATGCTCCAGGATCGCGTTGCTCCCTTTGACGGCAAGCTGGCTAAGCGCCAGATCGAAAAGGCGATGGGTGATATCCCCGTAGAGACGTGGTTTGATGATTTTGACATTACGCCGCTGGCGTCAGCCTCTATCGCCCAGGTCCACACTGCTCGCCTGAAAGAGAACGGCAAGGAAGTGGTGATCAAGGTGATCCGGCCGGATATTCTGCCGATAATCAGAGCCGATATGAGCCTGATCTATCGCCTTGCGCGCTGGGTTCCACGCCTGCTGCCGGACGGACGTCGCCTGCGCCCGCTGGAAGTGGTGAAGGAGTATGAGAAGACGCTGATCGACGAGCTGGATCTGCTGCGTGAAGCGGCCAACGCCATCCAGCTGCGGCGTAACTTTGAAAATAGCGCGATGCTCTACGTGCCAGAAGTTTACTCCGATTACTGCAGCCAAAATATGCTTGTCATGGAACGCATCTATGGTATTCCGGTGAACGACGTTGCGGCACTGGAGAAAAACAATACCGATCTCAAGCTGCTGGCCGAGCGTGGCGTACAGGTGTTCTTTACCCAGGTGTTCCGTGATAGCTTTTTCCACGGGGATATGCACCCGGGCAATATCTTTGTCAGCTATGAGCATCCGGAAGATCCGCAGTATATCGGTATCGACTGTGGCATCGTCGGCTCGCTGAACAAAGAGGATAAGCGCTACCTGGCGGAGAACTTCATTGCGTTCTTCAACCGCGACTACCGTCGGGTTGCCGAGCTGCACGTTGATTCTGGCTGGGTACCACCGGATACCAACGTTGAAGAGTTTGAATCTGCGATCCGTACCGTGTGCGAGCCGATTTTTGAGAAGCCGCTGGCGGAGATCTCTTTTGGCCACGTGCTGCTGAACCTGTTCAACACGGCGCGGCGGTTCAATATGGAAGTGCAGCCGCAGCTGGTGCTGCTGCAAAAAACGCTGCTTTATATCGAGGGCGTAGGTCGTCAGCTCTATCCGCAGCTCGATTTGTGGAAAACGGCGAAACCTTTCCTCGAAACGTGGATCAAAGATCAGGTAGGCTTCCCGGCGCTGGTCCGTTCCCTGAAAGAGAAGGGACCAATGTGGATTGAGAAAATGCCCGAGCTGCCCGAACTGATCTACCACAACCTGCGGCGGCATAAGCAGCTGCAGCACAACGTAGATATGATAGCCCGGGAGATGCGCGTTAATAATGTGCGCCAGGGGCAGTCCCGTTATCTGTTCGGTATTGGGGCAACGTTGATCCTGAGCGGAACGCTCTTTTTGATCAACCGGCCGGAGTGGCAAACGGCGTCCGCATGGCTTATCGCCGGTGGCGTGGTGGCCTGGCTTATTGGCTGGCGGAAAACCCGCGTGCTGTAG
- the ubiJ gene encoding ubiquinone biosynthesis protein UbiJ, translating into MPFTPLVSAGIEGVLNTFLYRERALKPARQRLQGKVLRIVLKEFSTPLILAFSERQVDVLSAWEGEADCTVITQARLLPKLRDRQQLTTLIRSGELEVQGDIQVVQNLSALFDLAEFDFAELLAPYTGDIAAEGIAKVLRGGAKRFQHGLQRQQQYVGEAITEEWRLAPGGLEVAWFAEEAAAVTRSVDALTKRLEKLEGK; encoded by the coding sequence ATGCCCTTTACGCCGTTAGTGAGCGCTGGAATCGAAGGTGTTCTCAATACATTTTTATATCGCGAAAGGGCATTAAAACCCGCCCGCCAGCGCCTGCAGGGTAAGGTACTGCGTATTGTCCTCAAAGAGTTCTCTACGCCGCTTATCCTGGCCTTTAGCGAGCGCCAAGTCGATGTACTGAGCGCCTGGGAGGGCGAGGCGGACTGCACCGTCATTACCCAGGCCCGGTTGCTACCGAAGCTGCGCGATCGCCAGCAGCTGACTACGCTTATACGCAGCGGCGAGCTGGAAGTGCAGGGTGATATTCAGGTTGTACAAAACCTTAGCGCGCTTTTCGATCTCGCAGAGTTCGATTTTGCTGAGCTACTTGCCCCTTACACCGGCGATATCGCCGCCGAAGGCATCGCGAAAGTTCTGCGCGGCGGTGCAAAGCGCTTCCAACATGGTCTGCAGCGTCAGCAGCAGTACGTGGGCGAAGCCATAACGGAAGAGTGGCGTCTGGCACCCGGTGGACTGGAAGTTGCCTGGTTTGCCGAGGAGGCCGCCGCTGTCACGCGCTCGGTTGATGCGTTAACCAAACGGCTGGAAAAACTGGAGGGCAAATGA
- the ubiE gene encoding bifunctional demethylmenaquinone methyltransferase/2-methoxy-6-polyprenyl-1,4-benzoquinol methylase UbiE, with protein sequence MAEDSQETTHFGYQTVAKTQKADMVAHVFHSVAAKYDVMNDLMSMGIHRLWKRFTIDCSGVRRGQKVLDLAGGTGDLTAKFSRLVGETGQVVLADINDSMLKVGREKLRNLGVVGNVEYVQANAEALPFPDNTFDCITIAFGLRNVTDKEKALRSMFRVLKPGGRLLVLEFSKPIIEPLSKAYDAYSFHVLPRIGELVAKDGESYRYLAESIRMHPDQETLKAMMQDAGFENAEYFNLTAGIVALHRGYKF encoded by the coding sequence ATGGCGGAAGATTCACAAGAAACGACGCATTTTGGTTATCAGACTGTCGCCAAAACGCAAAAGGCCGACATGGTGGCTCACGTATTTCACTCCGTGGCCGCAAAATATGACGTAATGAACGATCTGATGTCGATGGGCATCCATCGTTTGTGGAAACGTTTCACAATTGACTGCAGCGGTGTACGCCGTGGGCAGAAGGTCCTCGACCTCGCGGGCGGTACCGGTGACCTGACGGCGAAATTCTCCCGTCTGGTGGGTGAAACCGGGCAGGTGGTGCTGGCCGACATCAACGACTCCATGCTGAAAGTCGGGCGTGAAAAGCTGCGCAACCTTGGCGTGGTAGGTAACGTTGAATACGTGCAGGCCAACGCTGAAGCGCTGCCGTTCCCGGACAACACCTTTGACTGCATCACCATCGCTTTCGGGCTGCGTAACGTCACCGATAAAGAGAAAGCGCTGCGCTCTATGTTCCGCGTGCTCAAGCCGGGCGGACGCCTGTTAGTTCTTGAGTTCTCTAAACCGATTATCGAGCCGCTGAGCAAAGCCTATGACGCCTACTCTTTCCACGTGCTGCCGCGCATCGGCGAGCTGGTGGCGAAGGATGGCGAAAGCTACCGCTACCTGGCGGAGTCCATCCGTATGCATCCCGATCAGGAGACGCTGAAGGCGATGATGCAGGATGCTGGTTTTGAAAACGCAGAGTATTTCAACCTGACGGCGGGTATCGTCGCGCTGCACCGTGGATATAAGTTCTGA
- the udp gene encoding uridine phosphorylase yields MSKSDVFHLGLTKNDLQGATLAIVPGDPERVEKIAALMDKPVKLASHREFTSWRAEVDGKAIIVCSTGIGGPSTSIAVEELAQLGIRTFLRVGTTGAIQPHINVGDVLVTTASVRLDGASLHFAPMEFPAVADFTCTTALVEAAKEVGATTHIGVTASSDTFYPGQERYDTFSGRVVSRYKGSMEEWQSMGVMNYEMESATLLTMCSSQGLRAGMVAGVIVNRTQQEIPNAETMKQTESHAIKIVVEAARRLA; encoded by the coding sequence ATGTCCAAGTCTGATGTTTTTCACCTCGGCCTTACCAAAAACGATCTGCAGGGGGCAACGCTGGCTATCGTCCCTGGCGATCCGGAGCGAGTGGAAAAGATCGCCGCGCTGATGGATAAGCCGGTTAAGCTGGCATCGCATCGCGAATTTACCTCATGGCGCGCCGAAGTGGATGGCAAAGCCATCATTGTCTGCTCCACCGGTATCGGCGGCCCGTCAACCTCTATCGCCGTTGAAGAGCTGGCGCAGCTGGGCATCCGTACTTTCCTGCGCGTGGGTACCACCGGCGCGATCCAGCCGCACATCAACGTTGGTGACGTACTGGTGACCACGGCCTCCGTGCGTCTCGACGGAGCCAGCCTGCACTTTGCGCCGATGGAGTTCCCAGCGGTAGCAGATTTCACCTGTACCACCGCGCTGGTAGAGGCTGCTAAAGAGGTGGGCGCAACGACCCATATCGGCGTGACCGCCTCGTCTGACACCTTCTACCCGGGCCAGGAGCGTTACGACACCTTCTCCGGCCGCGTCGTTAGCCGCTACAAAGGCTCTATGGAAGAGTGGCAGTCAATGGGCGTGATGAACTACGAGATGGAGTCCGCCACGCTGTTGACCATGTGCTCCAGCCAGGGCCTGCGCGCCGGTATGGTAGCAGGCGTGATCGTCAACCGTACCCAGCAAGAGATCCCGAACGCAGAGACCATGAAGCAGACCGAAAGCCACGCCATTAAAATCGTGGTGGAAGCGGCGCGCCGTCTGGCTTAA
- a CDS encoding dienelactone hydrolase family protein, producing the protein MTTEKQPGFAPAASPHASTAVRTSEESILTGETSIPTQGENMPAWHARPQAADGPLPVVIVVQEIFGVHEHIRDICRRLAQEGYLAIAPELYFRQGDPNDYSDVPTLFKELVSTVPDAQVLADLDHVANWAARNGGDAHRLLLTGFCWGGRIAWLYAAHNPQLKAAVAWYGKLVGDKTLNSPTHPVDIATDLNAPVLGLYGAQDGSIPLDTVETMRHALRAANAEAEIVVYPDAGHAFNADYRPSYHEESAKEGWQRMLAWFAQYGEKRS; encoded by the coding sequence ATGACAACAGAAAAACAGCCCGGCTTTGCACCTGCAGCTTCACCTCACGCTTCCACCGCCGTTCGCACCTCTGAAGAGTCAATTCTGACCGGTGAGACGTCAATTCCCACTCAGGGAGAAAACATGCCCGCCTGGCATGCCCGGCCACAGGCTGCCGACGGCCCGCTGCCGGTAGTGATCGTCGTTCAGGAGATTTTCGGCGTGCACGAGCATATTCGTGATATCTGTCGTCGGCTGGCGCAGGAGGGTTATCTGGCCATCGCGCCCGAACTCTACTTCCGTCAGGGCGATCCCAACGACTACAGCGATGTCCCCACGCTGTTTAAAGAGCTGGTTTCAACGGTGCCGGATGCGCAGGTATTAGCCGATCTCGATCACGTCGCCAACTGGGCGGCGCGCAACGGCGGTGACGCGCACCGGCTTCTGCTTACGGGCTTTTGCTGGGGCGGACGCATCGCCTGGCTCTACGCTGCACATAACCCACAGCTGAAGGCAGCGGTGGCGTGGTACGGCAAGCTGGTAGGCGATAAAACCCTGAACTCGCCGACGCATCCGGTGGATATCGCCACCGATCTGAACGCGCCAGTGCTGGGTCTATACGGTGCACAGGATGGCAGTATTCCGCTTGATACCGTAGAAACCATGCGTCACGCCCTGCGTGCTGCCAACGCGGAGGCGGAGATCGTGGTCTATCCCGATGCCGGACATGCCTTTAACGCCGACTATCGTCCGAGCTACCACGAAGAGTCAGCCAAAGAGGGCTGGCAGCGCATGCTGGCATGGTTTGCCCAGTACGGCGAAAAGCGAAGCTAG
- a CDS encoding histidine phosphatase family protein — MTLLPKPFVFVRHGQTPLNRDRLIGGRTEVPLTATGEQQARDAAPLLANHPWRIVAVSPQQRARRTAELLLPGASLTQVPDLRERDWGDLECRPLSEQTPYEETPPNGEAWLPFCRRVTEALNTLLAQYDTPLIVAHSGVFRVIRLLATGTPHGERIGNVAPLWILPGATPDDWKMIPLEKMNAE; from the coding sequence ATGACGCTACTGCCTAAGCCTTTTGTCTTTGTTCGCCATGGCCAGACGCCGCTTAACCGCGATCGCCTGATTGGCGGACGTACCGAAGTACCGCTCACCGCGACGGGCGAGCAGCAGGCCCGCGATGCCGCACCGCTACTGGCCAACCACCCCTGGCGCATTGTTGCCGTTAGCCCGCAGCAGCGTGCCCGGCGTACCGCAGAGCTATTACTGCCTGGGGCATCGCTGACGCAGGTTCCCGACCTGCGCGAGCGAGACTGGGGAGACCTTGAATGTCGTCCCCTTAGCGAGCAGACCCCCTACGAGGAGACGCCGCCGAACGGCGAAGCCTGGCTGCCTTTCTGCCGGCGCGTGACCGAGGCGTTGAATACCCTGCTGGCGCAGTACGACACGCCGCTGATTGTGGCGCACTCTGGCGTGTTTCGTGTGATCCGCCTGCTGGCGACCGGCACGCCCCATGGCGAGCGGATCGGCAACGTTGCCCCGCTCTGGATCCTGCCCGGCGCTACCCCTGATGATTGGAAAATGATCCCGCTGGAGAAGATGAATGCTGAATGA
- a CDS encoding MBL fold metallo-hydrolase → MTAQIEIISGLHDKTPAAILVTTPTQRILLDAGGSLEPGADDWPVPDRLDAVLLSHDHIDHIAGLARLPASVPIYCSAVTARALPPGSNIHPIPVRGQFSLGELRVTTGSSGHAWGGIWFHLDVPGGLFYSGDVSLESALFHFDPPPPAAVALMDASYGLYDTPQHQQFEALWLHVQRPVLCPVPPSGRAVEMALLLARRGMSDVTMDDACREMLTLMAEDNDGSLIPGVEHELRQRVRDLSSLTADAPVILAADPDGQQGIAGELRRRADFRHRTLFTGHMNHRAREQHQRGEVDFCRWNVHPTRRCLQRLVAMLGCRQLVPLFTPVDDAVLWQQTLGCDILTQPHFRIKHDATA, encoded by the coding sequence GTGACGGCGCAGATTGAGATTATCAGCGGGCTGCATGACAAAACGCCCGCCGCTATTCTGGTGACCACCCCCACACAGCGCATTCTGCTGGACGCCGGGGGCTCGCTGGAGCCGGGAGCCGACGACTGGCCAGTGCCGGATCGTCTGGATGCCGTGCTGCTCAGTCACGATCATATCGATCATATTGCTGGCCTGGCGCGGTTGCCCGCCTCGGTGCCGATCTATTGTAGCGCCGTAACGGCCCGCGCGTTGCCGCCAGGATCGAACATTCACCCGATACCGGTGCGCGGTCAGTTTTCCCTCGGCGAATTGAGGGTAACCACCGGCAGCAGCGGCCATGCCTGGGGCGGGATCTGGTTCCACCTCGATGTGCCAGGGGGGCTGTTCTACAGCGGCGACGTGAGCCTGGAGTCGGCGCTGTTTCATTTCGATCCGCCGCCGCCTGCGGCAGTCGCGCTGATGGACGCTTCGTATGGCCTGTACGATACGCCCCAGCATCAGCAGTTTGAGGCTCTGTGGCTGCACGTGCAGCGGCCGGTGCTCTGTCCGGTTCCGCCTTCTGGACGGGCGGTGGAGATGGCGCTGCTGCTGGCGCGTCGTGGCATGAGTGACGTGACGATGGATGATGCCTGCCGGGAGATGCTGACGCTGATGGCGGAAGATAACGATGGCAGCCTGATCCCCGGCGTAGAGCATGAGCTGCGGCAGCGGGTACGTGACCTGTCGTCGTTGACCGCTGACGCGCCGGTGATTTTGGCCGCCGACCCGGATGGGCAGCAGGGCATCGCGGGCGAACTGCGGCGGCGCGCTGATTTCCGCCACCGCACCCTGTTTACCGGGCATATGAATCACCGCGCCCGCGAGCAGCATCAACGAGGCGAGGTGGATTTCTGCCGCTGGAACGTTCATCCCACGCGTCGCTGCTTACAAAGGCTGGTGGCAATGCTGGGCTGTCGCCAGTTAGTACCGCTGTTTACCCCTGTTGATGACGCCGTACTTTGGCAGCAGACGCTGGGCTGCGACATCCTTACCCAGCCCCATTTCAGGATAAAACATGACGCTACTGCCTAA
- a CDS encoding ABC transporter ATP-binding protein — protein sequence MAELSLESLSKTFGDQTVVRDLSLTIPEGAFTALLGPSGCGKTTTLRILAGLERLSSGRLTLGNRLLADAVTHLPPEARNMGMVFQSYALWPHMTVAENVGYPLKLKKVSGAARHKQVLAALEVVELAAYADRSPQDLSGGQRQRVALARCLVSEPQVVLLDEPLANLDRHLRATMEQTFREFHRRTGATFVYVTHDQAEAMALASHIAVMHRGELMQWGTPQELYQQPHSAWVAGFIGKGSVLNLASATQERHLDGIQLHHGLSVSDGVRQPVLVRPEHVEIGEGGLAATVENCIYQGERYLLALRLADGQPLTAFHHLPLREQQLTAVRLHQGWRLEAA from the coding sequence ATGGCAGAACTGAGCCTGGAGAGCCTGAGTAAAACGTTCGGCGACCAGACCGTGGTACGCGATCTGAGCCTGACCATTCCCGAAGGCGCATTTACGGCGCTGCTCGGGCCAAGCGGCTGCGGGAAAACCACCACCCTGCGCATACTGGCCGGGCTGGAGCGGCTCTCCAGTGGCCGCCTGACGCTGGGCAACCGGTTGCTGGCCGATGCGGTTACTCATCTGCCGCCGGAGGCGCGCAATATGGGGATGGTGTTTCAATCCTACGCCCTCTGGCCGCATATGACGGTAGCGGAGAACGTTGGGTATCCGCTGAAGCTGAAGAAAGTGAGCGGTGCGGCGCGGCATAAGCAGGTGCTTGCTGCCCTTGAGGTGGTAGAGCTGGCGGCGTATGCCGACCGCTCGCCGCAGGATCTAAGCGGCGGGCAGCGTCAACGCGTGGCGCTGGCGCGCTGCCTGGTTTCCGAGCCGCAGGTGGTGCTGCTTGACGAGCCGCTGGCGAATCTCGATCGTCACCTGCGGGCCACCATGGAGCAGACCTTCCGCGAATTTCATCGCCGCACCGGGGCAACCTTTGTCTACGTGACCCACGATCAGGCTGAGGCGATGGCGCTGGCCAGCCATATCGCGGTGATGCATCGGGGCGAGCTGATGCAGTGGGGAACGCCGCAGGAACTCTATCAGCAGCCGCACAGTGCATGGGTTGCGGGGTTTATTGGCAAGGGCAGCGTGCTGAACCTTGCGAGCGCAACGCAGGAACGCCATCTGGATGGCATACAGCTTCATCATGGCCTGAGCGTGAGCGATGGCGTGCGCCAACCTGTGCTGGTACGCCCCGAGCACGTTGAAATAGGCGAGGGCGGCCTGGCCGCTACCGTCGAAAACTGTATCTATCAGGGGGAGCGCTACCTGCTGGCGCTGCGCCTGGCCGACGGTCAGCCGCTCACGGCCTTCCATCACCTGCCGCTGCGCGAGCAGCAGCTCACCGCCGTGCGCCTGCATCAGGGCTGGCGGCTGGAGGCGGCGTGA
- a CDS encoding iron ABC transporter permease — translation MTLRQPASSGPPKGLLWLLLGLVALLSLLPSLRLLVSALLDWQQGSSSSLWRVLSNPTTWTALSHSLYTSGLGTLLSLLLGGLFAFCLALTNIRFKQVWVFLFMLPMMIPPQVTALSWLQLFGPSSILLNSLGIAPSFGSANPLYSPEGIALLLGIQHAPLVFLALRTQLQCLPKEQIEAARLNGASLWRVFIDIVLPLCRTALWAGAAIAFVSALGNFGIPAMLGIPISYFVLPIQIYQSLSSFGPSMLSDVAALSVLMGVLAIGIVSLQGYLQRRHALPLIGMAGRALDFQLGRWRLATELLLGAVLAAILLAPLLALIATSLVPTLGVPLTVNTLTFNAYQAMLESGSATWRALSNSLLLSVSAALVLMLLSLPLAWLLVRFPARPLRWLHSAIDIPYTLPGVVLAIACILLFARPLPIIGISLSGTLLIIFFAYLARFFTVCLKPLHNSMLQLDPAMEEAASLAGANFSQRLRHIVLPLLAPAAFAGALLVFLTAVNELTVSALLWSAGKETLGVVIFNLDESGDKVLASAISVMVVALVALVMLMLSGLSRYLPKGVIPWQN, via the coding sequence ATGACCCTCCGACAACCCGCCAGCAGCGGCCCGCCGAAGGGGCTGCTCTGGTTGCTGCTCGGCCTGGTGGCGCTGCTCAGCCTGCTGCCGAGTCTGCGGCTGCTGGTCTCAGCGCTGCTCGACTGGCAGCAGGGGAGCAGTAGCAGCCTGTGGCGCGTTCTCAGCAACCCGACGACCTGGACCGCGCTCTCCCATAGCCTCTATACCAGCGGCCTGGGCACGCTGCTCTCGCTGCTGCTGGGCGGACTGTTTGCCTTCTGCCTCGCGCTGACCAATATCCGCTTCAAGCAAGTCTGGGTATTCCTGTTTATGCTGCCGATGATGATCCCGCCTCAGGTGACCGCCCTGAGCTGGCTCCAGCTCTTCGGGCCGAGCAGCATCCTGCTTAATAGTCTCGGCATCGCGCCGTCGTTCGGCAGCGCCAATCCGCTCTACTCCCCGGAGGGGATCGCCCTGCTGCTGGGGATCCAGCATGCGCCGCTGGTCTTTTTGGCCCTGCGCACCCAGCTTCAGTGCCTGCCGAAAGAGCAGATCGAGGCGGCGCGGCTGAACGGCGCGTCGCTGTGGCGGGTGTTTATCGACATCGTGCTGCCGCTGTGCCGCACCGCGCTGTGGGCCGGAGCGGCGATCGCCTTTGTCTCCGCGCTGGGTAACTTTGGTATTCCGGCGATGCTGGGCATCCCCATCTCCTATTTTGTGCTGCCGATTCAGATCTACCAGTCGCTGTCCAGCTTCGGACCGTCGATGCTGAGCGACGTAGCCGCGCTGTCGGTGCTGATGGGCGTGTTGGCGATTGGCATTGTCTCGCTGCAGGGCTATCTACAGCGCCGCCATGCGCTGCCGCTGATCGGCATGGCCGGACGGGCGCTCGATTTTCAGCTTGGCAGGTGGCGTCTTGCTACCGAGCTGCTGTTGGGCGCGGTGCTGGCTGCTATTCTGCTGGCTCCGCTGCTGGCGCTCATTGCGACCTCGCTGGTGCCAACCCTTGGCGTGCCGCTGACGGTCAACACCCTGACCTTTAACGCTTACCAGGCGATGCTGGAGAGCGGCAGTGCCACCTGGCGCGCGCTGAGCAACAGCCTGCTGCTCTCGGTCTCTGCCGCACTGGTGCTGATGCTGCTGAGCCTGCCGCTGGCGTGGCTGCTGGTTCGTTTCCCGGCGCGTCCGCTGCGCTGGCTGCACAGCGCCATCGACATTCCCTATACCCTGCCGGGGGTGGTGCTGGCTATTGCCTGCATCCTGCTGTTCGCCCGCCCGCTGCCCATTATCGGCATCAGCCTGAGCGGCACGCTGCTGATCATCTTCTTCGCCTACCTGGCGCGCTTTTTCACCGTCTGCCTGAAGCCGCTGCACAACAGCATGCTCCAGCTTGATCCAGCGATGGAGGAGGCGGCCAGCCTGGCGGGAGCCAACTTTTCCCAACGGCTGCGGCATATCGTCCTGCCCCTGCTGGCTCCGGCGGCCTTTGCCGGCGCGCTACTGGTGTTTCTGACGGCGGTGAATGAGTTGACCGTCTCTGCCCTGCTGTGGAGCGCGGGCAAGGAGACCCTTGGCGTGGTCATATTCAACCTTGATGAGAGTGGCGATAAGGTGCTGGCCTCCGCCATCTCCGTGATGGTCGTCGCGCTGGTAGCACTGGTGATGCTGATGCTGAGCGGCCTGAGCCGCTATCTACCCAAAGGAGTGATCCCATGGCAGAACTGA